Part of the Neovison vison isolate M4711 chromosome 14, ASM_NN_V1, whole genome shotgun sequence genome is shown below.
aattgaaATCTGTATTGAGAAGGAATCTGAGTCTTATTATGGACCAAGCAGGAAGAAGTGCTCTCTTCAGTTGCTGATTTTTGCCGTGAATGTGATATTAGcatgtatgtgtctgtatgtctGCCTGTTACTGAGTGGCAAACATAAGGTCCTATGACACCTTAAGGTCCTTATATCGTCCATCCCGCCATACTCCAGAGATGAACTTCTGTCTTTACTGAAAATATTGAGGACTGCTAAGTGACAATTTTATTCATATGGGGTCAAGACACCCCCAAATAGCTGAACAACCTTGAGAAAGAAGGACGACGTAAGAGGATTCACCCTTCCCAGTTTCAGACCTTATTCCAAAGCAACAACAATCACAACATGTGGTGCTGGGATAGGGATAAACATACAAGTCAATGGAagagaattgagagtccagaaataactGCTAAACATTGGCAAGCAATGGATTTGCAACAAGGATGCCGAAAATCATGGAAGAAAAATGggcttttcagcaaatggtgttgggacaactggatatccacatgcaaaagaatgaagttgaacccTTATACCATATGTAAGAATTAACTGAAAGTCAATcagatctaaatgtaaagctgaaactgtaaaactcttagaaggaaaCATAGGTGTCCATCCACACCGCCTAGGACTAGGCATCAGTTTCTTTAAAACAACACCAAAATcacaaacagcaaaagaaaaactgataagttgaatttcttcaaaattaaaaacttgtgccTTGAAGGACACAATCAGTGAAGTAAAAGACAGCCCACTGAATGCATGAAGGGAAATCCTATATCCTATGTAATCCTAAATACCCAGAATATATATCTGGAGCTAGtacccagaatatgtaaagaactcaacAACAGAGGTACAGACAACGTGattaaaaaatggccaaaggatctgagtagacatttctccaaagaaaatataccaatagtcaataagcacatgaaaagaccctcaatatcattagggaaatgcaaatcgtaGCACAATGGGACACCTCTTCACCCCcctaggatggctataatttaaaaagagaaaggaaaaatgagagagaaaaagaaagaaagacaagacaagagaaaagaaaagtaggaaggaCATAAccatgtgttggcaaggatgtggataaaTTGGAACTGATTTATACATTGCTCCTGGGAATGAAAATCCTGCTCCTCCTGTGGAAAATAGCTAAAAAGAGTCACTGTATTCACCAGCAATTCTGCTCttaggtatttactcaagagaatggaaaaacatacatccacacaagAACTAGTATATGAATGTTCGTAGCACCATTATTCCTAATAGCCAACAAGTAGAAACAGTTCAAATGTCCATGAACTAAAAGTGGACCAAAATGTGTAGTAAGCCTTACAACGAAATCGTtaaaccataaaaaggaatgaagtagtgATACGTACTACAACacaaatttccaaaatattatgctaaatgaaagaaaccagtcacaaagaCCAAGTATTGAATGACTAATTCTGTATATATGAAAGGTCCAGAATaggaaaatttatatatagagaAATATACAGAGAGAAAGTTTATCAGTGGTTGCTTAAGTTTTGGGGAGCATGGAGGTTTGGGGGTAAAAAGGGTTGTAGCGTTTCTTTTTGAGTtgatgaaaatgtcctaaaattgtACTCATAAATGTACAACTCTGTGATTATACTAAAAGCCGTTGAATTACATGCTTCAAGTGGATGGATTATGTGTTATGTGAACTATATTCCAATAAAGCCGTTTAAAAAGGATTATCGAGTGAATTCCGAATGATGACATTTGCTACCCACCCCCCATCCTTGGTCACTTGGCTGGACTCTGGTTATAGTAGAGGAGGGATTCTTTATAAAAACAGTtgagtagcagaaagaaaaattattaatttcctaGTTGCCGGTCCCTTGAGGGACCAAATATCTTTCTTTAGGAAGGAGCCTTACTGATTTACTCTGGGATAATTTGGTACTCAGAAGGAGAAAACCAAACAGGTAACTGCTCTTTGTTGAGAATTTGAGGGCAGGAAGAACTGAGGGGAAAGCTGTTTCTGTAGAAAGGTGGGGGGCTACAATCCCCTCGGGCAGATGGGACAAAGAGATTCGAGAAAAGAGaagcttgggatgcctgggtggctcagtgggttaagcctctgccttcggctcaggttgtgatctcagggtcctgggatcaagccccgcatcaggctctctgctcaatagggagcttgcttccccacatgtctctctgcctgcccttctgcctgcttgtgatctctctctctctctctttctctctgtgtcaattagcaataatcgcgcctcggataaacctcattggctatgatactgccactgcgcaaagctctctctgtgtcaaataaataaataaaatctctttaaaaagagaagcttGATATTTAGCTTTAAATTGTCCGTCGAATCATACTGTGATGCAATCATTCTCCCTTCCTGTTACCCCTGAACCAGCAGGAAAACTCTCCTGTCTTTTCTGGGCAGAAATGAGGGGTCTGCGTTTAAAAAGTAGGCATTTGGCCCTTCGTGTGAGTTGCTGCTGGGCTGGAGACAAAGCCAGCTGCTGTGCGCCAAGTGGAAGACAAGAATTGAGCAGAATTCACAGTGATCCTGCCTACAGGATGTGGCCGGGTGTTTGAATAAATCAGATCTGAATGTTAAAGGATGCTAGATTAGAGATGCAAAGAAGACTAGTCTAAATATGACAAACACTGTGGGGCTGGGGACCTCCGGTGGTGACAGGACTTGGAAGCTGGGGGGAGCTGAGAGCGTGGAACCAAGGGGAGAGGTAAGTAGAGTCACCTCGACAGGAAGGTGGTGTTGAGCAACAGGTGTTTATTACAGGGGAGAAGCACAGTTTTATGGAGGCCTCTGCCGGCTGCCTCTGGAACCAAGCCCGTGATAACTGCCTCTGATACCAGAAGATTCTGCAGGGAAGGCAGGAGCAAGAGTTCTCCCAGGAGGCGCTTCAGGCAGCATGGCCCGCCGTGGCCCTTGGAGATGCTTCAACAGCCTCTGCTTTGTCACAGAAATAAATCCCCACTCACTGGATGTGCAGAAGAAGATCCAGTCGTAGGTTCCCTTCGAGGTGAGGCAGGTGACCTCATAACTCTGCAAAGTAGAGAAGCAAGCGGGAGCTGAGACTTTTTCTGAGTATAAAGAGTCCTAAGTGGAAAGGCGGGAGGTAGACTGACTGAGCGCCCTGGTCCTGGTTGGTCGGAAGGAATGGTCAAACCgatgggggtgggctgggggatgGGCGGGAAACAGGCGTCAGAAGACATCTGCCTAGAacctggttttctgttttgtaacatgcgggaggggtagagggacCTGCCGTGGGAAATCATGAGGACAGAGACCtcagaagcaggaagaagaggggacatcATTGCCTTCTCACCTGCTTCTCGGAATGGCTCTTTGGCTTCCACTGGCTGGAAGCTATCAGTCGGTTCCTTGTGTTTTTTGGTGCTCTCTGCAGTTGGGCAGTAGTTAGAAGGAGGAGACTGGTGCTTCCAGGTCCTCCAGCATCTCCCCAGACCCAGGAGCACAAGCTCCAGAAGAGTAAACAAGAGACAGAGCCCGCTGACCCCAAACATGGTCCTGAGGAAGATGGTCTTCTCAAAGGGGCGGGACAGGTAACAGGTTGTACTACCGAGGCAAGGCTCCTGACGGCAGGCAAAGGAGCTGGGCACCTTGAGCCCATACAGATGGTACTGCACCCCCAAGGCTGCCCCCTCCAGGACCAGCCGCACCCCCAGCTGTGCCACATAGGCCCAGAGCAGCCTGGGGCTTCCCGCCCTGGGGGcatctctgctcttctccccttGGTGAATCAGCATCTCCTCCTTCACCTTCCCTGATTCTTCCCAATGCCAGATCAGATGATACAGAGTAAAACCCACATAGAGGGCGCTGGGCACAGCCACCAAGATGATCTGGAAGGCCCAGAAGCGCAGCggggagaaggggtgggaggCATCGTAGCAGACGACCTTGCAGCCCGCCTGCTGAGTGTGGCACAGGAATTCGCGCTGCTCGTCGCCGTAGATCCCGGGCCCGCCAGCAGCCAGCAGCACGAGGCGGGATCCCAGGAGCACAGGAAGCAGGAGGCGCCCCACAGCGGTGGCATGCCGGCTCTCTTCAGCCAGCAGCTGCCTCAGGAACCTGCCGCACATCCTGTTAGGGAGAGAGGATGATAAGGAGGGCGGGCGTGTTGCTCCCAGTCCTTCTTGGGAGGAGGGCAAGGCCACCGCTTCACTGCGAATCCAAGGAGAGGTAAAGCaatccttcctgctcctctccaAGGACCTGGCTGACTTATTACCAAGACTGACAGCTCCTTGTTCTAGGTAACGGAGTCATCTCTGTAAATTAGTGGATGTGGGGACGGCTCTCTCTTCTGCCCCCTTCCGTACCAGGCTCAGTCTGCATCACCCTCTTTGCCTCCATCCCTCAGTCCCTTAACCAAAGGCTAGTCAGAGTCCAGAGAACTGCTTCCCCAGTTGACGGCCACCAGGCCTGGGCCGACTACGGTCAGTGGCACCTGACACAGGGCTGACCCCAGGGGACCAAGCATTCTCGTGCCCCCTGCTTTTCTCCAGCACCAAGCCCTAGCTGCTCGCAGGTGTGGGGGTCTGGCCTCTGCTCCCAGATGGAGATAAAATCAGGTCAGGGGGCTCGCTGTGGATCAGCTGATCAGAATGTCAAGGCCCTCCTGAGTCTGGTGTTCTTGAGACCCAACCCGCTTTGGAAAAGGAGAACGTTTTAAGGAAAACCCAGCAGAATCTACTCAGTGAATGTAATAAGGTGTGAGGCCAGAGCCAGAGCTGACTGGATAAAAACTTGAAATTCCTCCTGCTTTGTGCATTTTTCCTTAGGCTCATCGCTCCCATGTGGCGAAAGGAGACCTTAGTCAGGAACAGACTTCAGGAATCCCTCAGTCCTTGGGATAGAAGAGCATCCTGGCTGCAAGCCCGTACTTGTCACCCCACGGAGCCCTCCTCTGGGTCCAGCCGTCCCTGTTCCGCCCAAACTCTTACACACTGATCCCCTCAGTCGCAGAAGACCCTGCGAACCTTTTACTCCCCACGGAAAATAGAGATTGACGGGGAACCAAGGAGCCCCCCctcttgggcctctgccttccgtagCATCATCATTGAGAGAGAAGCAgccacttgcccaaggccatgcTCCCTCCCAGACCTGCGTCCTTAGGCCCTTCCGGCTGCAACAAGGACTTACCCACCCTTGTTTCCTCTCTGCACTTGCTTAGGCACCTGTCTCCCTTTTGACTGAATTTCTAACTTTTGGACACAGGAGCAAATGAGACACACCTAATTTTGCGTCGTATCAGCTTCCCGATTAAAACACCTGGAAAGACGTGCAAGGCCATTGAAATGGGCCTCATGTGATAAATGGCAGTtgaactgggtatttaccccaaagatacagatgtcgtgaaaagaagggccatctgtaccccaatggccacagtcaccaaactgtggaaagaaccgagatgcccttcaacggacgaatggataaggaagatgtggtccatatacactatggagtattatgcctccatcagaaaggatgaatacccaacttttgtagcaacatggacgggactggaagagattatgctaagtgaaataagtcaagcagagagagtcaattatcatatggtttcacttatttgtggagcataacaaatagcatggaggacaaggggagttagagaggagaagggtgttgagggaaattggaaggggtggtgaaccatgagagactatggactctgaaaaacaatctgagggttttgaaggggcggggggtgggaggttgggggaaccaggtggtgggtattagagagggcacggattgcatggagcactgggtgtggtgcaaaaaacaatgaatactgttacgctgaaaataaatttttaaaaaatggaaaaaataaataaataaatggcagttGACCCTTAAACAGAGTGGGGGTTGGGACACTGACCCCTCTACAGTCAAAAATCCGCTTATAACCTTTGGCTCCTCCCCCAAAATTAACTACTTAAGCCTTCTGTTAAGCAAAAGCCTTACCAACAACATAAATAGTCAATTCACgcacattttgtatgttatggGTACTATATGCTGCATTCTTACAGGAGAAGTTGgctacagagaagaaaatgttactgagaaaatcctaaggaagagaaaatacattcacagtaGTGTGTGTATATTGGGAAAAAACCCATGTGGAGATGTGAGGTAGAGGCAGGGGCAGCTGCAGCGACCGGCTTCGCCCCAGGACAATGATGTGCCATAGCATGGGGGCCTCCGCCCAACAGTGGCAGCTTCCAGGTGACCCCTCAGGCAGGGATGGCCACCCCATCTGCCTGGAGGTGTGCCACTAGCCTGTGGCCATCAACAGCTTCAGCTACCCATGCATGCCCACCTCCAGGAGCTGCCTTGAGGAGGAGTCTGGGCCCGGTGGGTAGGAACCCAGGGCCCACGCCTGCCCTGGCAAGtctgagccccccattgggctggagattacttttttaaaaatccacatgcaAGTGGTCCAGCAGGGTTCACAtccgtgttgttcaagggtcacctgTATAGATAAGGACAAGCTGTTATGCTGACCCTTAGGCAGAATGGTCACTTCTGTGCAGTAGAAAGGGTTGGATTGAGATGCTTCCAAGGGAACCATTAAAAAGGGCTTAATTGACCAGAGGACCATGCCACCATCCACCAACCGTGAGAAACCATATTTGGAGCCACTGCCAGTCGGAGTTCGAGCCTCTTCTACGTGCTTCTCAGTCCTAGGTTTCTACCTCCATCATAGACTATGAAAAATCAGAAGTATATCAAACCACTGAAGATTCTTCTCCATAAAATTAGGttaaaatcttttagaagaaaTCTATTTTCAGTCCTTAGAAAGAGGCAAAATTGGCCTCATGATTAAAGATGGCAGATTGAAGATAGAAATTTATCCCCTCTCATTCCTGAGACTCCTTGAAAACAAGAATAGATGGATCTTTAAGTGTTTAAACTCACTACCAACAAGAGAGATATCACACGACTTATAGCACAACAACAATCCACTTTGAAAGCAAATCAGACTGTGGTTTTGGCCAGCATACCAGGTTATTCTTCTggaattcagagaaagaaaaggaattgttaaaaataagaaaaggcaaATAGATACGGGAAATCTGTGTCCTAATTTGAAAATCAAGACCACAATAAAGCAAAGTCACTCGCTTATTTATTGGATGAGAAAACACTTGGTGACGTGCCTGGAAAAGAGCAGGTTGTGTTTGGAGAGATCCTGAGTTCCACAGAGGACCAGAAGGAAGGCCGGCTTCCAATGCTGGCCGTGGGTCTCAGCCTCAGCACCAGTGATATCTCGGACCTAAGCATTTTGTTTGGATGCGTAGTGAGACATTTGGCAGCATTCCTGGCCTCAGTCCACTGGATGCCAGCAGCACGCTTCTCCCCTCCAACCCCCAGATATCTCTGGACACTGCTGAATGTCCCATGGGGGCCGATTCACCCCTGGCTGAGAACCACAGCCTTAGGAGGACACTGGCCCATCACTACTCCAGTTCTGAAAGGCAAGACCTCCATACTGGCACATCTCAGAGGGCTTGCATTTGGTGGGACATGATGATCAGCCCGTTTCTGGGCTGCTTGCACATCCTCCCTCCACAAGCCCTGTCTGTGAGGAAGcctgcagcccctccctgcctcattcTTCCACAAGGTCCTTGCACTTAGGGGAGGCAGCCTCGGCTGCTGGGGGCTCCTGCCCTGGTTCTCCTGGAGCATTGCCAGACTAAAGACTAGTATGGTAAATTCTCAGATCTGGCTCTCAGCCTCACTTCATTTCAAAGGGCAGACCCAGCACACTCTAAATGCATTTCCAGTATTCCCAGGAAACCTGGGATCTAACACAGAGCAGGCTTGGCATAGTCCAATGCTGGGAGATtgagtagttcttttttttttttttttaagattctatttatttgaattgagagagagagagagagagcacaagcagggggaggcagaaggacagagggagagggagaagcagatgagcagggagcccatgtggagcttgatcccaggaccccgggatcatgacctgagccaaacgcagacgcttgactgactgagccacccaggcgacccggATTTTGAGTCATTCTTGGAGGCCCTATCTCtggctcttctctccctcctgtgCCCACCACAGATCCATAACCAGACACCTAACATCTTCTGAGAGGCTCTGGGACCTGAACTGGGGTCTCCAGAGCTCACCAGAGAACTTGGAgatttgggagggagagaggaaaaagcaggacTAAAGGACTTGATTTGAAGCTGCCATTTCTAATTCTGAGCCCCCTTCTGATCCTCTTGCCTGTGACACCACAAATTCTGGGACCTCCTGGAAGGTTCACACAAAATCGTGCTCCATCTCCTAAAGTCTTCAGACCGAAGGGGTTTTCCTTAAAAATCCAGGACCTAAACACgggcctgcctcctccctcatcCCCTGTTTTCTTGGGAGCCCATGGTCCCCCCGTCTGTTAGCCCTCTGGCTTCATTCTCTGAGACCCACACTGGCCTCCCACAAACACATCTGCAGCTTTGCCCATGGATCCTGAGCCCCTGAGCTAGAGCTGGACCAGGAAAGCTGAGGGCTCAGCCTTCTTTTCAAGGCTCCACTCAAGGACACCACTCTGTTTCCAGGAGTGGAGAAATagtttgaaaataaatctttagggaaGGAGTTGGAAGGATATGAACACTGTCGAGATTTTAGTTGATAAAGCAATACCCATGAGCTCAAGATTTGGAGGAGGGTGGAAAGCCCAGAGTATGACGGGATTTTCAAACatgtaaatagtttttttttttttaaattccatcatGATTTTGCTAAGAATTTTTCTAAGCATCTCTATTCTTTGGGAGAAGAATTTCAGGATTCCGGTGGTAACAGAAGCC
Proteins encoded:
- the GJC3 gene encoding LOW QUALITY PROTEIN: gap junction gamma-3 protein (The sequence of the model RefSeq protein was modified relative to this genomic sequence to represent the inferred CDS: inserted 1 base in 1 codon) → MCGRFLRQLLAEESRHATAVGRLLLPVLLGSRLVLLAAGGPGIYGDEQREFLCHTQQAGCKVVCYDASHPFSPLRFWAFQIILVAVPSALYVGFTLYHLIWHWEESGKVKEEMLIHQGEKSRDAPRAGSPRLLWAYVAQLGVRLVLEGAALGVQYHLYGLKVPSSFACRQEPCLGSTTCYLSRPFEKTIFLRTMFGVSGLCLLFTLLELVLLGLGRCWRTWKHQSPPSNYCPTAESTKKHKEPTDSFQPVEAKEPFREAGEKAMMSPLLPASEVSVLMISHGRSLYPXPHVTKQKTRF